The following are from one region of the Staphylococcus schleiferi genome:
- a CDS encoding YjiH family protein, which translates to MEKYTKKQWTIGKLKFILLSIIGVILFLIPIPVVEDGKHTSTLPIAYLAKQFQALFGGLMPWIIVAIITISGILTLLYSTVLKSKVKKDSFRANAFIVTWPWLVIRLLSIIFVWITFLKIGLPWVYSEDTGGLIFTGLLPTLVAVFFFAAIFLPLLLEYGLLEFLGPIFRPVMRPLFTLPGRSTIDNLASFIGDGTVGVMITSKQYEQGFYTRREATVIATTFSVVSLTFAIVIAETIGLIDHFALFYSTVIIACLVAAFIMPRIWPLRSVEDHYVDGVSAKERPEKQYDYKEALKKGYEDAVITGYKAPGLKLYMVTAFKTVMDMWLVVIPVVMTIGTLATILATYTPIFTWIGIPFVPILEFLHVPEAHAASETMIIGFADMFLPSILIEGVHSDLTRFVVGVLSVCQLIYLSEVGGVILGSKIPVSIGKLFIIFLIRTIITLPIIVLIAHLFF; encoded by the coding sequence TACTTTCGATTATCGGTGTGATTTTATTTTTAATTCCTATACCTGTAGTAGAAGATGGTAAGCATACTTCAACCTTACCGATTGCTTATTTAGCCAAGCAATTTCAAGCACTTTTTGGTGGTTTAATGCCATGGATTATCGTTGCGATTATTACGATTTCTGGCATTTTAACGTTATTATATAGTACCGTGTTAAAATCAAAAGTAAAAAAAGATAGTTTTAGAGCAAACGCATTTATCGTGACATGGCCTTGGTTGGTGATTCGACTCTTATCAATCATTTTTGTATGGATTACATTTTTAAAAATCGGATTGCCATGGGTCTATTCAGAAGATACAGGTGGGCTTATTTTTACTGGATTGTTGCCTACATTAGTTGCGGTATTTTTCTTTGCGGCAATCTTTTTGCCATTACTGCTCGAATACGGACTCCTTGAATTTTTAGGTCCGATTTTTAGACCTGTCATGCGTCCATTGTTTACGTTGCCAGGGCGTTCTACAATTGATAACTTAGCGTCTTTCATTGGAGACGGTACTGTAGGTGTCATGATTACAAGTAAGCAATATGAGCAAGGATTTTATACACGCCGTGAAGCAACTGTTATTGCAACAACGTTTAGTGTTGTTTCATTAACATTTGCTATTGTTATCGCTGAAACGATTGGTCTTATTGATCATTTTGCGTTATTTTATAGTACGGTGATCATAGCGTGTTTAGTAGCAGCGTTCATTATGCCAAGAATATGGCCGTTACGTTCAGTAGAGGACCATTATGTTGATGGCGTTTCAGCAAAAGAACGACCTGAAAAACAGTATGATTATAAAGAAGCGCTTAAAAAAGGTTACGAAGATGCTGTCATCACAGGCTATAAAGCACCTGGATTAAAATTATATATGGTGACTGCCTTTAAAACGGTAATGGATATGTGGCTTGTCGTTATTCCGGTTGTTATGACGATTGGGACATTAGCTACAATTCTTGCGACATATACGCCTATATTCACTTGGATAGGCATTCCTTTTGTTCCGATATTAGAATTTCTTCATGTTCCAGAAGCACATGCTGCATCTGAAACAATGATTATTGGGTTTGCGGACATGTTCTTACCTTCAATATTAATCGAGGGCGTTCACAGTGACCTTACACGTTTTGTTGTCGGTGTGTTAAGTGTATGTCAATTGATTTATTTATCTGAAGTTGGTGGCGTTATTTTAGGATCTAAAATACCGGTAAGTATTGGAAAACTATTTATAATCTTTTTGATTCGTACAATCATTACGTTACCAATTATTGTGCTTATCGCGCATTTATTTTTCTAA